GCCAAGACAGTCCCGGCGTTCACTGTCCCTTGGGATGTCTGAAGGCCCACGACTCTTCCGGCGTTGACGAGGATCTTCTCCACGTCGGTATCCAGCATGATGCGCGCGCCGCTGTCCTTCAGCAGGGACTCGAACGCACTGACAATGTTCGAAGAGCCGCCTTTCACAACAGGAAGTCCGAAGGTGTGCATGCTCATGGCCATGACCGGCAGCATCACACCACCGGTGGCCTGGTCGGGGCCAAGGCCCGCGTGGAGCAGCCATGGGGACCAGAGCTGGTCGGTTTCCCACCCTCGAAATCGGCTCCGGAGGTAGTTGCGACCGCTCATTACCGAGTCGCGCAGGAAGGCCTCATTGCCTTTGATCTTCCCTCTTCGGAGGGCACTAAAGGCAATTCTAGCGACTTCCTTGAGCGAGCGGAGTTCTGCGCCGAATGCCCCGAAAATGGTGTCAGCATTCCGGCCCAAGTCCGCCAGCATCGCCTGGTAGGCCTCATTGTCACCGGGTGTTTTCAGCGTTGAAGCGGTGAGCTGCGGATCCCGGTAGGCAATGACCACCCGGTGTTCACCTGTACCGGGAGCCGCAGCCACGCTTGCCGTGACGGCGCTCTCCGAATTGCAGTACTCCAAGCCACGTGCATGGAGTTCCTGACCAAGCACTTTGTACGCTGCTCCGGAAACAAAGAGGGGATGCCAGGACGAGAACGTGTCATGAATGAAGCCCGGAAGGGTCCTTTCCGAGGAATGGATGAACCCGCCCAGACGGTCCCTGCGTTCGACGATGCATACCCGCTTGCCGGCCAGAGCGAGTTCAGCCGCCGCGACCAATGAGTTGATGCCGGAGCCGATTATTGCGATTTCTTCCGGTGCTTCCATGTCTTGGTCAGTCCTGTCAGAAGTCCGGGTGGCTGGCAGTCGCATGGTACTTGCCGCTGTGGAAGACCAGCGGCGCCCCTCCCGTGCCCTCGTACTTCTCAACCTCGCCGATATAGATCACGTGGTCTCCTGCGTCATGGCGTGCGACGGTCCTGCATTGGAACGTGGCAACGGCACCCTTCAGGACAGGGACACCAGCAATACCCTCTACTACTTCCGCCCCTGCGAACTTGTCCTCGGAGGGCGTCGCGAACTGCCGTGACAGCACGTGTTGGTCGCTGGCCAGGACATTGATAGCGAAATGGGTCGATTCCTCAAAATCGACCAGGCTGGGTGCCCTTTTGCTGGGGCACCAGAGGACCAGAGGCGGTTCCATGGAAACGGACGTGAAGGAATTTGCTGTCATGCCGACTTTCCGTCCGTCCGGTGCCCGGGTGGTGATGACGGTGACACCTGTTGCGAATTGTCCAAGTGCCGCTCTGAAATCCCGGATATCAAAGGCTGCAGAGTCTTCTTCCTTCTTGGCCTGTACGAATTCGGCGGCAGCGGCAGAGTCGAACCACCAGGGGAAGAACGTCCGCGGGTCATCGAAGCCGTTGACGACACTGGCGGCCAGAGCCGGGTGCTCCACTGCATCGCTGAAAATGGCCAGCTGGTGTTCCCGCCGGGGCTTGAGCATGTCGTTGGTCCAGGCCACGGCCCACTGTCCCCAGCCCCGCCAGAATTCGTCGAACGTTCGTTCCATCCACGCCTGGTCAAATGACTCGTTTCCCCTGCGGAGTATGGCGTCCAAGTAGTACCGGGCGGCCATGGTCGCGTTATTCGATCCTTGCCCGGTCAGCGGGTCATTCAGGACGACAGCGTCCCCAACGCCAAATACCAGGCCGCCATTGGCCAGCTGACCCACCGCGGACCGGACCGTCGGCGTGATACGGCCAAGGAGGGTGGCCCCCTCGTCCGTCAGACTGGCCCCCGCGAAGTTTTCGGATTCATGGGGAAAGTATTCACGGAGAATCTCAAGGGAACGCTCCAGCTGATCCTGCGGCGTGGTGACATCGGACCAGCAGTCCATCGGACCTCCCACGACGCCTTCAAAGACCATCATCTGACAGGGGCCGGACACCGTGAGGCCCGGGAAAGTGAAGAACTCTCCGACGCCTGGCACCATCGACATGCGGATGCCGTCAGCGCTGTCCTGAGACGCACCCGGGAGCTGATTCCCCGCGGTTACGTAATTCAGCGCGAGGACTCTCTGGGGCCGGTCAAACGGGGACTTTGATTTGTCCCGGGGAAAGACCTGGCCAAGCTCGCCTTTCCCTGTACTTACCACGACGAGCTCATAGTCGCGCGTAAGTTCCTCGAGCATCCGGGCCGAGACCTTCTCAATGCGGA
This genomic window from Arthrobacter sp. 24S4-2 contains:
- a CDS encoding flavin reductase, whose product is MRKIAIIGAGESGAQLALGLQREGYAITLFSDRSAAQIRTGKVMSSQCMFGTALAAEEQLSPALTGIYESGAVPAINRISMRVSGESPEAPMEWEASLDTPAHSIDQRIKSAAWIETFISAGGDFRIEKVSARMLEELTRDYELVVVSTGKGELGQVFPRDKSKSPFDRPQRVLALNYVTAGNQLPGASQDSADGIRMSMVPGVGEFFTFPGLTVSGPCQMMVFEGVVGGPMDCWSDVTTPQDQLERSLEILREYFPHESENFAGASLTDEGATLLGRITPTVRSAVGQLANGGLVFGVGDAVVLNDPLTGQGSNNATMAARYYLDAILRRGNESFDQAWMERTFDEFWRGWGQWAVAWTNDMLKPRREHQLAIFSDAVEHPALAASVVNGFDDPRTFFPWWFDSAAAAEFVQAKKEEDSAAFDIRDFRAALGQFATGVTVITTRAPDGRKVGMTANSFTSVSMEPPLVLWCPSKRAPSLVDFEESTHFAINVLASDQHVLSRQFATPSEDKFAGAEVVEGIAGVPVLKGAVATFQCRTVARHDAGDHVIYIGEVEKYEGTGGAPLVFHSGKYHATASHPDF
- a CDS encoding NAD(P)/FAD-dependent oxidoreductase; its protein translation is MEAPEEIAIIGSGINSLVAAAELALAGKRVCIVERRDRLGGFIHSSERTLPGFIHDTFSSWHPLFVSGAAYKVLGQELHARGLEYCNSESAVTASVAAAPGTGEHRVVIAYRDPQLTASTLKTPGDNEAYQAMLADLGRNADTIFGAFGAELRSLKEVARIAFSALRRGKIKGNEAFLRDSVMSGRNYLRSRFRGWETDQLWSPWLLHAGLGPDQATGGVMLPVMAMSMHTFGLPVVKGGSSNIVSAFESLLKDSGARIMLDTDVEKILVNAGRVVGLQTSQGTVNAGTVLANVSPQALYGNLLDEAPPQAVSAAERYQNGRGAMQIHLALDKPVEWLDSRLNSVPLVHLSSGSDSTGVACAQAEAGLLPADPTVVVGQQSVLDSSRAPEGKATLWLQLQEVPFSPVGDAAGLLPVAAGWSEDLKLQFMERILEKLERFAPGTRTSVLAWDILAPTDLLRENVNAVKGDPYGGSAELFQNLLWRPFPQAANHRTAIKGLWHIGASTHPGPGLSGGSGHMIAQKLI